A genomic stretch from Candidatus Effluviviaceae Genus V sp. includes:
- a CDS encoding glycosidase — MILTAATAVVSAEPEVSIVSDLEGQKLLLDGEDTMVFGMNWGYVPIGENYLYNLWAQPEDFIKTVLDREMPLLQDMGVNSIRLYVGIPPRWVQYIYEEYGITTMLNHTVGRYGYTIDGAWVPSVDYSDPRFRKLVTEEIIEWVELYRDTPGVIFWLLGNENNYGLHWSSFEIEALPEGQRDEARARYLYSLFEDITREINRADPEKLVAIANGDLQYIDIIAEECTSLDILGTNVYRGISARDLYAVVEEKLGIPIVYTEFGADAYNAREMREDQLMQAKYLIGQWQEIYEQSYGKGRVGNAIGGYIFQWSDGWWKYLQESRLDIHDTHASWPNGGYIEDYVEGEYNMNEEWWGITAKGPPDHRGLYQVYPRAAYYALRRAFKLDPYAPTTDLQAIREHFAPIRPATAALQARSDRAALLGEPRERVHVSDVRLEFETFNTGGEHTTTPEDNDGSAEGYPSFQGFDHLESFYIDVEVKPTESVSGKVSVNILGNVPENPIDEIFYENRGRKRTVGETEIGDVERVKVYQASVSWDDKWFMLDGFYRTGHLHWKHEGDFFGLYRDAYYGENVDIYNGMAPVGFELAGKKHFDGLKVAFGPQLWWGANPAVLLKYRKQIGPLNATAVYHEDIDEQSSVSTSIAIPEPKTRKVSLQFETGYGDWNLQGGALWSGSTKVGDEFQIVEDDVVYEDEIIDGDTFGGKAKVTWQKGRWHWYAQAARMGLVANAGPDPIITFTGWQLKDSGLGNQTNFLTGLAVNVGNLQIAPNFLWQEPIIGPIPDDVPDPGRPRNVLSDPFAVRGNREQVGGELLFTYDPTPATWFWQWDNNVREDAPLAASIGFVYRHLPTTMDVTNFIAEDGVTVYSFGASPPPEDLWSINARLVSKLAARTRMVATLVYERTQPRGWDPSDENETLNRTIETFSADGTVTHGPWAVGANVAVNGWGPYDYHRDFNLTYPLQVGGDISYSLGQPRWFGDAQTRIGVSGKWRSLDLNSNRYDAESAGDEEGSEWEIRTYVHVAL, encoded by the coding sequence GTGATCCTGACCGCCGCGACCGCCGTCGTTTCCGCCGAGCCGGAGGTGAGCATCGTCTCCGACCTCGAGGGACAGAAGCTCCTGCTCGACGGCGAGGACACCATGGTCTTCGGCATGAACTGGGGCTACGTGCCGATCGGCGAGAACTACCTCTACAACCTGTGGGCCCAGCCCGAGGACTTCATCAAGACGGTGCTCGACCGCGAGATGCCGCTCCTTCAGGATATGGGCGTCAACTCGATCCGCCTCTACGTCGGCATCCCGCCCCGGTGGGTCCAGTACATCTACGAGGAGTACGGCATCACCACGATGCTGAACCACACGGTGGGCCGCTACGGCTACACCATCGACGGCGCCTGGGTGCCGTCGGTCGACTACTCGGACCCGCGGTTCCGAAAGCTCGTGACCGAGGAGATCATCGAGTGGGTCGAGCTCTACCGGGACACGCCGGGCGTGATCTTCTGGCTCCTCGGCAACGAGAACAACTACGGCCTCCACTGGTCCTCGTTCGAGATCGAGGCGCTGCCCGAGGGCCAGCGCGACGAGGCCAGAGCGCGCTACCTCTATTCGCTCTTCGAGGACATCACGCGGGAGATCAACCGCGCCGATCCTGAGAAGCTCGTCGCCATCGCGAACGGCGATCTGCAGTACATCGACATCATCGCCGAGGAGTGCACGAGCCTCGACATCCTCGGCACGAACGTCTACCGCGGCATCTCGGCGCGCGACCTCTACGCGGTCGTCGAGGAGAAGCTCGGCATCCCCATCGTCTACACCGAGTTCGGAGCCGACGCCTACAACGCGAGGGAGATGCGCGAGGACCAGCTGATGCAGGCCAAGTACCTCATCGGCCAGTGGCAGGAGATCTACGAACAGTCGTACGGCAAGGGACGCGTCGGGAACGCCATCGGCGGCTACATCTTCCAGTGGTCGGACGGCTGGTGGAAGTACCTGCAGGAGAGCCGTCTCGACATCCACGACACGCACGCGTCCTGGCCGAACGGCGGCTACATAGAGGACTACGTCGAGGGCGAGTACAACATGAACGAGGAGTGGTGGGGCATCACGGCCAAGGGCCCGCCCGACCACCGCGGCCTCTACCAGGTCTACCCGCGCGCGGCCTACTACGCGCTCCGCCGGGCCTTCAAGCTCGACCCGTACGCCCCGACGACCGACCTCCAGGCCATCCGCGAGCATTTCGCGCCGATCCGGCCGGCCACGGCGGCCCTTCAGGCCAGGAGCGACCGGGCGGCGCTTCTGGGCGAGCCGCGCGAGCGCGTGCACGTCTCGGACGTCCGGCTCGAGTTCGAGACGTTCAACACAGGCGGCGAGCACACGACGACGCCGGAGGACAACGACGGCTCGGCCGAGGGCTACCCGTCGTTCCAGGGGTTCGACCATCTCGAGTCGTTCTACATCGACGTCGAGGTGAAGCCGACCGAGAGCGTGAGCGGAAAGGTGTCGGTCAACATCCTCGGTAATGTGCCGGAGAACCCGATCGACGAGATCTTCTACGAGAACCGCGGCCGCAAGCGCACCGTCGGCGAGACCGAGATCGGGGACGTCGAACGGGTGAAGGTCTATCAGGCCTCGGTCTCGTGGGACGACAAGTGGTTCATGCTCGACGGCTTCTACCGGACGGGTCATCTCCACTGGAAGCACGAGGGCGACTTCTTCGGTCTCTACCGGGACGCCTACTACGGCGAGAACGTCGACATCTACAACGGCATGGCGCCCGTGGGGTTCGAACTCGCCGGCAAGAAGCACTTCGACGGACTCAAGGTCGCGTTCGGCCCGCAGCTCTGGTGGGGCGCGAACCCGGCCGTGCTGCTCAAGTACCGCAAGCAGATCGGGCCCCTGAACGCGACCGCCGTCTACCACGAGGACATCGACGAGCAGTCGTCCGTGAGCACGTCGATCGCGATCCCCGAGCCCAAGACCCGCAAGGTCTCGCTGCAGTTCGAGACCGGCTACGGCGACTGGAACCTCCAGGGCGGAGCGCTCTGGTCGGGCAGCACGAAGGTCGGTGACGAGTTCCAGATCGTCGAGGACGACGTCGTCTACGAGGACGAGATCATCGACGGCGACACGTTCGGAGGGAAGGCGAAGGTCACGTGGCAGAAGGGCCGCTGGCACTGGTACGCGCAGGCGGCGCGGATGGGACTCGTGGCGAACGCCGGTCCGGACCCGATCATCACGTTCACCGGCTGGCAGCTCAAGGACTCCGGTCTCGGCAACCAGACGAACTTCCTGACGGGCCTCGCGGTCAACGTCGGGAACCTCCAGATCGCGCCGAACTTCCTCTGGCAGGAACCGATCATCGGCCCGATCCCGGACGATGTACCCGACCCCGGGCGGCCGCGGAACGTCCTCTCGGACCCGTTCGCCGTCAGAGGGAACCGCGAACAGGTGGGCGGCGAGCTCCTCTTCACGTACGACCCGACGCCCGCGACGTGGTTCTGGCAGTGGGACAACAACGTCCGCGAGGACGCCCCGCTGGCTGCGAGCATCGGGTTCGTCTACCGGCACCTGCCGACGACGATGGACGTGACGAACTTCATCGCGGAGGACGGCGTGACCGTCTACTCTTTCGGCGCCTCTCCCCCGCCCGAGGACCTCTGGAGCATCAACGCGCGGCTCGTCTCGAAGCTCGCGGCCCGGACCAGGATGGTCGCCACGCTCGTCTACGAGCGGACGCAGCCCAGAGGATGGGACCCGTCGGACGAGAACGAAACGCTCAACCGGACCATCGAGACCTTCAGCGCGGACGGAACCGTCACGCACGGCCCGTGGGCCGTCGGCGCGAACGTCGCCGTCAACGGCTGGGGTCCGTACGATTACCACCGCGACTTCAACCTGACGTACCCGCTGCAGGTCGGCGGCGACATCTCGTACTCGCTGGGGCAGCCGCGCTGGTTCGGCGACGCGCAGACGCGCATCGGCGTGTCGGGCAAGTGGCGCTCCCTCGACCTGAACTCGAACCGGTACGACGCGGAGTCGGCCGGCGACGAGGAAGGCTCGGAGTGGGAGATCAGAACGTACGTGCACGTGGCGCTCTAG
- a CDS encoding beta-glucosidase: MAVHRFPDDFLWGVATSAQQIEGARSEGGRGDSVWDAFALQEGTIEDGSTPFVACDHYHRMREDVGIMAWLGVTSYRFSTSWSRVMPGGTEPNATGLDFYDALVDALLEHGIEPFITLNHWDMPVELLEPGGWSSRGTVPAFVEYARAVAARLGDRVRFWTTHNEPWVVATLGYEDGCHAPGWRDPGAALRAAHHLLLSHGLATEAVRREVADARVGIVLNLVPSFPHSDTDGDREAARWFDSFFNTWYLDPLFRGEYPQDGVRDRVRRGHLESGRLPFVEKGDMETIQTPIDLLGVNYYTRAVMKAGPDGGPERAEPAPGAEFTEMGWEVYPDGLTDLLIRVHEEYAPGPMYVTENGIALPEPDRAGERIEDPRRIAYLRDHLIAAHRAIEAGVPLRGYFHWSLMDNFEWGHGYTKRFGLYHVDFETCERTPKASAHWYRDTIAANAVDDDEETRSSTGDGTRRNP, encoded by the coding sequence GTGGCGGTACACCGCTTCCCCGACGACTTCCTCTGGGGCGTGGCGACCTCGGCCCAGCAGATCGAGGGCGCACGCAGTGAGGGCGGACGCGGCGACTCCGTGTGGGACGCCTTCGCGCTCCAGGAGGGGACCATCGAGGACGGCTCGACCCCGTTCGTGGCGTGCGACCACTACCACCGCATGCGCGAGGACGTCGGGATCATGGCGTGGCTCGGCGTGACCTCGTACCGCTTCTCGACCTCCTGGTCGCGGGTCATGCCGGGCGGAACCGAACCCAACGCGACCGGCCTCGACTTCTACGACGCGCTCGTCGACGCGCTCCTGGAGCACGGCATCGAACCGTTCATCACGCTCAACCACTGGGACATGCCCGTCGAGCTCCTCGAACCGGGCGGCTGGTCCTCGCGCGGGACGGTCCCGGCGTTCGTCGAGTACGCCCGCGCCGTCGCGGCACGGCTCGGCGACCGCGTCCGGTTCTGGACGACGCACAACGAGCCGTGGGTTGTCGCGACGCTGGGCTACGAGGACGGCTGCCACGCCCCGGGATGGCGGGACCCGGGGGCGGCGCTTCGGGCTGCGCACCACCTCCTCCTCTCCCACGGGCTCGCGACAGAGGCCGTACGCCGAGAGGTCGCCGACGCGCGCGTCGGCATCGTGCTCAACCTCGTGCCGTCGTTCCCGCACTCCGACACCGATGGTGACCGCGAGGCCGCGCGCTGGTTCGACAGCTTCTTCAACACGTGGTATCTGGACCCGCTTTTCCGCGGCGAGTATCCGCAGGACGGCGTCCGCGACCGCGTCCGACGCGGCCATCTCGAGAGCGGGCGGCTGCCGTTCGTCGAGAAGGGCGACATGGAGACCATACAGACACCGATCGACCTTCTCGGGGTCAACTACTACACCCGTGCGGTCATGAAGGCCGGACCGGACGGAGGACCGGAGCGGGCCGAGCCGGCGCCCGGCGCGGAGTTCACGGAGATGGGCTGGGAGGTCTATCCCGACGGACTGACCGATCTTCTCATCCGGGTCCACGAGGAGTACGCGCCGGGCCCGATGTACGTGACGGAGAACGGTATCGCGCTGCCGGAGCCCGACCGTGCCGGGGAGCGCATCGAGGACCCGCGACGCATCGCCTACCTCCGCGACCATCTCATCGCAGCGCACCGCGCCATCGAGGCCGGCGTGCCGCTCAGGGGCTATTTCCACTGGTCGCTCATGGACAACTTCGAGTGGGGCCACGGGTACACGAAGCGCTTCGGTCTCTACCACGTCGACTTCGAGACATGCGAGCGCACACCGAAGGCGAGCGCGCACTGGTACCGCGACACGATCGCGGCGAACGCCGTAGATGACGACGAAGAAACTCGAAGCAGCACCGGGGACGGAACCAGGAGGAACCCGTGA